In Natronospira bacteriovora, the genomic stretch CGGCTGCTGGATCGTCTGGACACGGAAGACCGCATGGTGATGTGGCTGAAGGAAGTGGAAGGCTACAGCCATGCCGAGATCGCCGAGCTGTGCGGGCAGTCGGTGAGTTATTCCAAGTCCCGCCTGGCCCGCGCCCATGAACGGCTGCGGACGCTGCTGGCCGAGGAGGTGAGGCAATGCACGCAACAACGCGCGAGCTGATGGCAATGAACGACGGGGAGCCGGTGGACACAGCCGTGAGCCGTCACGTCAGTGACTGCGAGGAATGCCGCTCGGCCATGGCCGCCTTATCCGAACAGCAGGCCGCCTTGCGCGCCCTGCCGGCGCTGGCGGCACCCGACGCGGCCTGGGAGGCCATCCGCGCCGGGATGAAGCGCCCGGCACCGGACAGTGGCAGCCGGCGCCCGCCAATTCTGCCCCTGGCGCTGGCCGCCAGCCTGGCCGGATTGCTGATGGTTACAGTACTCGAGCACACGCCACCCGGTGACCGGGCCGGCAACGGCCTGCATCACAGCCTGGCCGCCGAAGCACTGCAGGCAGAAGCCATGGAGCTGCGGGATGTGCGGCGCCTGATGGGCAGTGGTCAGGTTCCTCTCAGCCTGGATGCGGCCAGCACCATCGATGCGCTGGATCAGCGCCTTGATCGTCTCGACACCCGGCTGGCTGACAGCCGGGAGCCCAAGGAGCGCCATCGGCTCTGGCAGGAAAAAGTCCACCTGCTGGAAGCCGCCCTGATACTGGAAGCATCGGAGAACGACAGTCTTCTCTTCGCCGATGCGGCCATCCTTTGATTCACTGGAGGTCATGATGATGAAAGCCCTGATGATTTTCCTGTTCACCCTGATGTACCTGTTGATGAGCGAGCCATGTCAGGCAGCTCAGGCCGGCACTTCGCCGCTCTCCGAAGAACGCCGGGAAGCACTGCAGCAAGAGATGGAAGAAGCACGCCATGACATGCAGGAGGCGGCCCGTCGTCTGGCCCGGCTGAGCGCCATGCTGCACGAGGACGACATTCGTGAACCGGTGGTGCAGGCCATGCGCGTGGTGCGTGGTCCACGGCTGGGCATCCGCATCAGTGCGTCGGATGAGCCGTCCGGCGTGCGCGTGGACGGTGTGGTGGAAGAGAGCGCGGCTGCCGAAGCCGGCCTGCAGGTCGGCGATATCATTACGGCCGTCAATAACCGCCCCCTGGGTCAGGAGCGGCAGGCCAGTCGGATACTGGCCCAGTCGGTGCGCGCCCATCAATCGCAGTCGCCGCTGGTACTGGAAGTCATGCGCAACGGCAACCGCCTGGAACTGGAAGTGGAGCTGGACCATGCCGGTCCGCCGCGGGGGCCCGTAATTCATCGGCACATGGAAGGCGTTCCCGGGCTGACCGGCCTGGAGGGCCGGGAAATCGGCCGCCAGGTGGAGCAGCAGCTTCAGCATCTTCGCCGTCTGGGGGACAATCCCTGGATGCGGGTTCGCCTGATGGGCATGAATCCGGGCCTGGCAGACTATTTCGGGACGGACTCGGGGGTGCTGGTGCTCGAGGTACCGGCCGACAGCGAGCTAGCGCTGCAGGCGGGCGACGTCATCCAGGCTGTGAATGATGAAACGGTCCAAACGCCGCGAGACATGATTCGCGCCATCCGCGGGCTCGATGCCGACGAAGAAGTCATATTGACGCTATTCCGTCAGGGCCAGTCACAGACCCTGCGCATTACGGGCAGTGACCGTCCCCTGGCCTTTCTGCCACCGGCGCTGTTCGAGCACTGATGCCCCCGAACTGATGACCCGGCGACTGATCATCGTGGGAAGCTCTGATCAACGCAGACTGATGTGACGGCTGGTGCCCAGATTCAGGCCACGGCACTGCAATCGGGCCACCAGCTTCCAGCTCAGATACGTCCGGCGACCGCTCAGCCATTCGGCACCGGTCTGCAGGCCGAGGGCCATCCAGCCTTCGGCCTTGCTCCGTCCCGGTATCGAATCCGGCACCGGCATCTCGAAGGGAATGCTCTCCTCGCTGCCGGCGGCGATGTGCCGCTCGGCAAGAGGCATGGTTTCGTCACGGTAGATTTCCCGGCGGCGCCGGCGGACACGATGCCCGTTGCGTCGACCACCCGCCGGACGCCGAGTCTCGGTCACTTCTTCGCCCACCAGGGCCACCACCAGCTTCTCCGACTCGATCAGCTGGCGGGCAGTGATCCGACACTGCCCACGAATGGTCTCACCCGCCATGAAGGCACCCCGATCCAGTTCAATGCGGACACTGCCCTTCATCCAGCGCATGACCCGCCAGATCAGAAAACCGGCAACCAGGATAATGACCGCGGCCAGCAACAGCGATTGCAGGAGCGTATCGCTCATTCCTCCCCCTCTTGATTCATCACTTCCAGCCATTGACCGCCGCCGTCGTCATGGAGCGCGGCGGATTCAATGGACACCTCCGCGCATCCTAGAACAGCGGCCTGACGGGGCGTACCCCCCGAATGGAGCCCCTCCCCGGCTCAAGTTTTCCCGACAGTGGCCGTTGCAGAGACTGAACCATCCTGATTCGCCAGCCGCCCGATGGAAGACATGTCACTCCAACGAACTCTGCTCTGTCTCATCCTGTTTTCGGCGGCCTCGGCAACCGCGCATGCCATCCCTGCCATCGGGCTGGCCGGGGCCGACGACACCGTCAGTCAACGGCTTGAGCTGCGATGGTTCGATTACGGCACGGGAATCGGTGACGGCTTCCTGCTGGAAACGGGGGTGGCCTTTTCCCTGCCCACCCGCCAGACCCTGGCCATCACACCCCGCTATCTCCACCTGGGTGATCAGGCCGGCCTGCGGGATTTCAGAATCAATCTCGCCGTTCCCTTCGCCGACACCGGCTACCGGCAAAGCACTTTCTTCCTGGAGGGCAGCCTGCTGACAGCCGAACAGGCGCGCGGCGTCGGCAGTGGCCACCACGAAGGGGCCATCGGCGTCGCCAGCCGCATCCGCCAGAACGAAGACAATCATCTTCATGTTCACGCCCGCCTTGGCCGCTGGGATGTGGCGGCCACCGATCAACCGGGATGGCGCTCGGTCACCGGCCTGCGCGGTGGCGCCATGCTGAACCAGTCACTCAATGATTCCGTCAGCCTTCTACTGGCGGTCGATTCAGGTCTCTCGTTCAGTGATGACGATCTCCAGGATCGCCTGGCACTGGGTGTCAGCCCCGGTGTGCGCTGGCGATTCAATCCACGCTGGGCGCTGGATCTGACCGCCGGCGTGGACCTGCCCGGCAATGGCCTGGCCCCGAGGCGCCGTGCTTCGCTGCAGATCAGCCATCAGCCCGCGACCCCACCCAGCCCGGCCAGCCTTCAGCAATCCATTGATGCCGGCCGGGACGACATCCGCGAGAACCGGCAGCGCATCGAGGCACTGGAAGGGGCGATGGGCGGCTATGAATTACTGCTCAGCGACCGGGAGGCTCGCATTGCCGAACTGGAACGGCAGGCGGACGGGCTCAACATCGAACTGCTGAATCGCTCCGGCGTTCGCCGCCTCGGCGTGCAGGTGGCCATGATGCTGGAGTCACGCGGGCATCGCGTGGTGGCCCTGCATGAAGAAATGGTGGAACAGCCTCCGTGGCGCAGCCAT encodes the following:
- a CDS encoding LytR C-terminal domain-containing protein — encoded protein: MSLQRTLLCLILFSAASATAHAIPAIGLAGADDTVSQRLELRWFDYGTGIGDGFLLETGVAFSLPTRQTLAITPRYLHLGDQAGLRDFRINLAVPFADTGYRQSTFFLEGSLLTAEQARGVGSGHHEGAIGVASRIRQNEDNHLHVHARLGRWDVAATDQPGWRSVTGLRGGAMLNQSLNDSVSLLLAVDSGLSFSDDDLQDRLALGVSPGVRWRFNPRWALDLTAGVDLPGNGLAPRRRASLQISHQPATPPSPASLQQSIDAGRDDIRENRQRIEALEGAMGGYELLLSDREARIAELERQADGLNIELLNRSGVRRLGVQVAMMLESRGHRVVALHEEMVEQPPWRSHIRYRDGMAERAVSLGHSLPGIQIVTRADELDERADVRLLIGLDQLGGPAPGDQGSSD
- a CDS encoding PDZ domain-containing protein — translated: MMKALMIFLFTLMYLLMSEPCQAAQAGTSPLSEERREALQQEMEEARHDMQEAARRLARLSAMLHEDDIREPVVQAMRVVRGPRLGIRISASDEPSGVRVDGVVEESAAAEAGLQVGDIITAVNNRPLGQERQASRILAQSVRAHQSQSPLVLEVMRNGNRLELEVELDHAGPPRGPVIHRHMEGVPGLTGLEGREIGRQVEQQLQHLRRLGDNPWMRVRLMGMNPGLADYFGTDSGVLVLEVPADSELALQAGDVIQAVNDETVQTPRDMIRAIRGLDADEEVILTLFRQGQSQTLRITGSDRPLAFLPPALFEH